DNA from Salinispora arenicola:
CACGCGGGTGGCGTGCTCGTCGATGAGGCCGCGCAGGGTGGCGTCGTCGCAGGGGATGGTGATGGGCAGGGTGGTCAGCGGTTCGACGTGCGCGCCGCCGTAGGCGGTTGCTTCGGCGACAGCCGCGGTGATGATGACGGCGCGGTGGCCGGCGTTGGTGAGGGCGGTGGCGGTCGCGGCGGTCGCGCGCTCCATGCCGGCGGCGGCGTCCGGGGTCCAGGAGACGAGGACGAACGCGACGCTTGTCATGGGGTACGGATCCCGGTCGGAGCGGGCAGGGCAACGGTGGGCCTGGGGGGTAGATCCTCCCAAGGGAAGATCACCCAATCGGAAACGTCCCACACCCATAGGTCAGGGTCGGCGGCGGCTCCGGTGTTGCGGCAGAGCACGGCGGTGACGATGCGGTGCGGCGGGGCGAGGAACGGGCGCAACGTGGGCGCTGCGGCGGCGAGGGTGGCGGCGCTGCCACAGATGTCGTCGACGAGCAGGACCGTGCCGGGCAGCCGTGTTCCGTTAAGAGTTTCGGTGAGGGCGGCGGTGTCGACCTGAACGTGGCCGGTGGCCTGTTCGTAGGGTTCGGAGGTGGGGTTGTGTCGGGCGGCGATCGCGTATTGCGGCAGGCGCAGGATGCCGGCGGTGAGGGTCGCCAGCGGCACGCCGCCGTGGGCGACGCCGACAACCGCGCCGAAAGGCCCGAAGCGGTGCTCGGCGGCGAGGGCAATCATTCGCGCGGCGCGGTGGAACGTCTGGTCGGTGAGCTGCCAGATGAGCTGGTGGTGGAAGATCCGCTGTATGGGGGGAGCGGTCATCGGGCACCGTCGCAGGTGAGTTCGGCGGCGGTGGTCAGTGGGCCCAGCCTGGTGATGCCCTGGCCGTGGGGGTCGTTGCGCCAGACCCGCCCGTCAGCGCGGATGACCGTGAAGCTGCCGGCGTCAGCGGCGCGGCGGCGTAGCCGCAGCCGGAACCCGGGCGGGGTGGTAAGCGCGTCAACGCGCTGTTGTGCGGTGTCGTCGGTGAGCATCTGTGTGTTGGCTAGGACGGCGCCGGTGCCTATGGGCAGCATTTGCAGCACGGTGAGGCCGCCGGCTTCCAGGTCGGCGGCGAGGTCGATCATCGCGGGCAGGTGATGCTGGTTGGCGGACATCAACACGAATTGGAGTTGCACCGGCAGGCCGGCGGCGACGGCGGCCCGGATGCCGTAGCAGGCACGGCGGAAGCTGTCGGGGCCGCGGTGGGCATCGTGGGCGTTGGCGGTGGGGCCGTCCATGCTGACGCGGACCGCGTCGATGGCGCCCGTGAGCCGGTCGACCTGCCGGGCCAGGTGCCAGCCGTTGGTGGTGACGCTGACCGCCGTGGTGCCGCCAGCGGTGATGCGGCGGGCTAGGTCGGGCAGGTCACGTAGTAGAAGCGGCTCCCCGCCCGAGATGTCGATACCGAGGACGCCGGAGGCGGCGAGGGTGGCGGCGATCGTAGCCCGGTCGGCTGCGCCGCGTTCGGTGACGGTGGTGTCGTCGAGGCAGTGTGGGCAGGACAGGTTGCAGCGCACCAGCGGCGACCAGCACAGCGACACCGGTGTCGAGCGAGAGATGTCGGCGGAGCCGACGGTGGGCCACTGGTGCAGGTTGGTGTCGTCGAGGACCTGGCGGCCCGCCCCGGGTCGCCAGGGTGGACGGTGGTGGAAGCCGGTGGCGGGGTCATGAATGATGCCGGCGGCATCATCGGCGGCGAAGGTGCGGATCACTTGAGGCGTTTCCCTTCAGCGAGCAGTCGGCCGGTAGCGGGGTCGTTGCGCAGGGACCGCGCGGGTAGGGGCTGGTCGAGCAGGGTCCAGTAGCGGGTGACATTGGCGGCGGCGGT
Protein-coding regions in this window:
- a CDS encoding phosphoribosyltransferase is translated as MTAPPIQRIFHHQLIWQLTDQTFHRAARMIALAAEHRFGPFGAVVGVAHGGVPLATLTAGILRLPQYAIAARHNPTSEPYEQATGHVQVDTAALTETLNGTRLPGTVLLVDDICGSAATLAAAAPTLRPFLAPPHRIVTAVLCRNTGAAADPDLWVWDVSDWVIFPWEDLPPRPTVALPAPTGIRTP
- a CDS encoding radical SAM protein produces the protein MIRTFAADDAAGIIHDPATGFHHRPPWRPGAGRQVLDDTNLHQWPTVGSADISRSTPVSLCWSPLVRCNLSCPHCLDDTTVTERGAADRATIAATLAASGVLGIDISGGEPLLLRDLPDLARRITAGGTTAVSVTTNGWHLARQVDRLTGAIDAVRVSMDGPTANAHDAHRGPDSFRRACYGIRAAVAAGLPVQLQFVLMSANQHHLPAMIDLAADLEAGGLTVLQMLPIGTGAVLANTQMLTDDTAQQRVDALTTPPGFRLRLRRRAADAGSFTVIRADGRVWRNDPHGQGITRLGPLTTAAELTCDGAR